In the genome of Pontibacter actiniarum, the window AGACAGGTTCTTTAACGAGTCTGTTAACTCCAGGAACTTCTCAGGCTTTACACCACACGTGGATGCCTGCGAAACAGAACGTGGCTTCGAGATTGAGGCGGCATTGCCTGGGGTGAAGAAAGAGGACATCAACATCGATTTCCAGGAAGGAAAGCTGACCATTACCGGTGAGCGCAAGCTGGAAAACCGGGAAGACGGCCGCCGCTACCACATGCTGGAAACGCAGTACGGCTCGTTTAGCAGAACCTTCTACATCCCGGACAACGTGAACCCGGACAGAATTACAGCCGAGTTCAACGATGGCATTCTGCTGGTGAGCATACCAAAGGACGAGCAGAAGACCATGAAGCGCCAGATCAGCATTTCCTCCTCAGATAAGGAAGCAAAGGGCGACAAGCAGAAGGAGAAATCAGCTGCAGAGAACAAAGAGGCAAAAAAAGCTTAACGAAACAAAACCGCGCAAAAGAGGCCAGCATGTTTGGCCTCTTTTTTGTTTATAAAGAGATGTAAGTGATGCAACTATCAACAAAGTGTATACTACCGTATACTGTTGTAGCGTTACTTAAGAGTAATATAGAGAAGACTTAATATATAGATTATAAAGTAAAGACTAAAACTAACTACATGAAGACGAAACAGTTTATACTTGGCGTCGCGCTTTCGGCCGTTGTAGGTGGTGGTGTGGCTGTGGGTAGCTACAAGATGTTGGAAGAAGAGCAGGTTGTACAAACAGAGCAGCAGTACCCCAATGTACGCTATACCAGTGCTATGCGCAGCAGCAGTGCCGTTGTGCCGGAGGGCCTGAACTTTGTGAAGGCCGCATCTGTGTCTACGCCGGCCGTGGTGCACGTGATGACCGAGTACAGTGTGCGCAGCTCTGACAGCTACAGCAGCCAGATGGACCCTTTCCTGCGTGAGTTTTTCGGCGATGGCTTTGGCCAGCGCGTGCCGCGGGGCCCGCAGATGGGCTCTGGCTCAGGGGTGATCATCGCCTCTAACGGCTACATCGTTACTAACAACCACGTAATTGATAAGGCAGATAAAATAGAGGTGGTGCTGGACGACAAGCGTAAGTTTGAAGCCCGGCTGGTAGGCACCGACCCTACGACCGACGTTGCCCTGCTGAAGGTAGAGACAGAGAACCTGCCTACCATACGCTACGGAAACTCCGATGACCTGCAGGTGGGCGAGTGGGTATTGGCCGTGGGCAACCCAATGAACCTGACCTCTACGGTAACGGCTGGTATCGTGAGTGCCAAAGGCCGTAACATCAATATCCTGCGCACCAGCCAGAATCAGGACCTGAGCATCGAGTCGTTCATCCAGACGGATGCCGCCGTGAACCCCGGTAACTCCGGTGGAGCCCTGGTAAACCTGAACGGTGACTTGGTGGGTATCAACACGGCCATTGCCTCGCAGACGGGACAGTTTGCCGGTTACTCTTTTGCCGTGCCTTCGTCCATCGTGAGTAAGGTGGTGGATGACCTGCTGAAGTACGGAGAGGTGCAGCGCGCCTTGCTGGGTGCCTCTATCCAGGAGATTGACGCCGCCTTTGCCAAGGAGAAAGGCCTGAAGACACTGAACGGCGTGTACATTGCCCAGGTGGCTGAAAAGAGCGGTGCAGAGGAAGCCGGCCTGAAGTCTGGCGACGTGATTACGGCCATTAACAGCGTGCCGGTAGCCAAGTCGTCGCAGCTGCTGGAGCAGGTGGCCCGTTATCGCCCCGGCGATAAGGTGACTGTGTCTTACCTGCGGGATGGCAAGGAAAGATCAGCGAAAGTAACCTTGAAAAACCGCCAGAACAGCACAGAGCTGGTAAAACGCAGCGAAGCCAAGGCTGTTACTTTCGACGGTGCCACTTTTGAGCCGGTAAGCAAGCAGGAAATGAGAAAGCTGGGCATCGATGGCGGCGCTCAGATCACCGGTGTGCGCAGCAGCAAGTTCCGCGATACAGGTATGAAAGACGGGTTTATCATCACCAGAATCGATAAGTATGAGGTGAATGAGCCAGCCGATGTGGAGAAGTACCTGAAGAGCCTGGAAAGCGGCGTAGTCTATATCGAGGGTGTTTACCCAGACGGCCTGAAGGCTTATTACCCGATCGGAAAAGGTTAAGAAACAATACCGTATCAACACAGAAAGCTTCTGCAGCCTTGCAGAAGCTTTTTTATTTTTTAGCTTTGTATAAGACCCTTTTATCAACCTAAACGAAAGATATAAAACCATGAAACAGACGATAGATGCTTTGCCACTGGCGAAAGAACTGGCGGATGTGCTGCAGCAACTGGGCATCAAAGAAGTAAACCCTGCCTACAGCACCGGCCTTAGCTGGGGCGGCCAGGAGAACCGCAGTACCCGTACCATTACCTCGCCGGCAGACGGCAGCCCGATCGCTACCGTGAACATGGCCACCGCCGAGGACTACGAACAGGTAGTGCAGCAGGCCCAGGAGGCCTTTAAGGTGTGGCGCAAGGTAACAGCCCCGAAGCGTGGCGAGATCGTGCGCCAGATCGGCGAGAAGCTGCGTGAGCACAAGGAGGCGCTGGGCAAGCTGGTAAGCTACGAAATGGGCAAGATCTATCAGGAGGGCCTGGGTGAGGTGCAGGAGATGATCGACATCTGTGACTTTGCTGTTGGCCTGTCGCGCCAGCTGCACGGCTACACCATGCACTCGGAGCGCCCGCAGCACCGCATGTACGAGCAGTACCACCCGCTGGGCATTGTGGGCATTATCTCTGCCTTCAACTTTCCGGTGGCTGTTTGGAGCTGGAACGCCATGCTGGCGGCCGTGTGCGGCGACGTGATGATCTGGAAGCCGTCTGAGAAGACCCCGCTGACCGGTGTGGCCTGCCAGCACATCATCCGGGAGGTACTGGCCGAGAACGAGCTGCCGGAGGGCATCTTTAACCTGATTATCGGGGATGCGGAGATCGGCAGCCTGATGAGCCACGACAAGCGCATACCGCTGGTGTCAGCCACAGGCTCCACCAGAATGGGTAAAAAGGTAGGAGAGGCCGTTGGCGCACGCCTGGGCAAATCGCTGCTCGAGCTGGGAGGCAATAACGCCATCATACTTACCGAGAGTGCCGATATGGAAATGGCTCTGCGCGCGATTGTATTTGGCGCCGTGGGTACCTGCGGCCAGCGCTGCACATCCACCCGCCGCCTGATCATCCACGAGAACGTTTACGAGCAGGTAAAGGAGCGCCTGCTGAAAGTATACCCGAACCTGCCAATCGGCCATCCGCTGGATAGCACTACGCTGGTAGGCCCGCTGATCGATAAAGACGCGGTGAGTGCCTTTACAAGCGCCCTGGAGAAGGTACAGCAGGAGGGAGGCACTCTGCTGACTGGCGGCGAGGTGCTGCGTGGCGAAGGCTACGAAACCGGCACGTATGTGAAGCCTGCCATTGTGGAGGCGGAGAACCACTACGAAATGGTGCAGGAGGAAACGTTTGCCCCGATTCTGTACCTGATTAAGTACAGCGGCGACGTAGAAAACGCACTGGAGCTACAGAACGGCGTGCGCCAGGGCTTGTCTTCTGCAATTTTCTCGACTAACCTGCTCGAGACGGAGGCCTTCCTGAGCCACTGGGGCTCCGACTGCGGAATCGCTAACGTGAACATCGGGACATCCGGTGCCGAGATAGGTGGCGCCTTCGGTGGTGAGAAGGAAACAGGCGGTGGCCGCGAGTCCGGCTCCGATGCCTGGAGGGTGTACATGCGCCGCCAGACCAACACCATCAACTACAGCCGCGAGTTGCCACTTGCCCAAGGCATCAAGTTTGACATTATGGACTAGTAACTTCGGGCCCGGGCAACCTGCCTGGTTCTGAGAGCTACACATA includes:
- a CDS encoding aldehyde dehydrogenase family protein, which codes for MKQTIDALPLAKELADVLQQLGIKEVNPAYSTGLSWGGQENRSTRTITSPADGSPIATVNMATAEDYEQVVQQAQEAFKVWRKVTAPKRGEIVRQIGEKLREHKEALGKLVSYEMGKIYQEGLGEVQEMIDICDFAVGLSRQLHGYTMHSERPQHRMYEQYHPLGIVGIISAFNFPVAVWSWNAMLAAVCGDVMIWKPSEKTPLTGVACQHIIREVLAENELPEGIFNLIIGDAEIGSLMSHDKRIPLVSATGSTRMGKKVGEAVGARLGKSLLELGGNNAIILTESADMEMALRAIVFGAVGTCGQRCTSTRRLIIHENVYEQVKERLLKVYPNLPIGHPLDSTTLVGPLIDKDAVSAFTSALEKVQQEGGTLLTGGEVLRGEGYETGTYVKPAIVEAENHYEMVQEETFAPILYLIKYSGDVENALELQNGVRQGLSSAIFSTNLLETEAFLSHWGSDCGIANVNIGTSGAEIGGAFGGEKETGGGRESGSDAWRVYMRRQTNTINYSRELPLAQGIKFDIMD
- a CDS encoding Hsp20/alpha crystallin family protein, giving the protein MALTRYNGMQETMPNTFSSMLDRFFNESVNSRNFSGFTPHVDACETERGFEIEAALPGVKKEDINIDFQEGKLTITGERKLENREDGRRYHMLETQYGSFSRTFYIPDNVNPDRITAEFNDGILLVSIPKDEQKTMKRQISISSSDKEAKGDKQKEKSAAENKEAKKA
- a CDS encoding Do family serine endopeptidase, which codes for MKTKQFILGVALSAVVGGGVAVGSYKMLEEEQVVQTEQQYPNVRYTSAMRSSSAVVPEGLNFVKAASVSTPAVVHVMTEYSVRSSDSYSSQMDPFLREFFGDGFGQRVPRGPQMGSGSGVIIASNGYIVTNNHVIDKADKIEVVLDDKRKFEARLVGTDPTTDVALLKVETENLPTIRYGNSDDLQVGEWVLAVGNPMNLTSTVTAGIVSAKGRNINILRTSQNQDLSIESFIQTDAAVNPGNSGGALVNLNGDLVGINTAIASQTGQFAGYSFAVPSSIVSKVVDDLLKYGEVQRALLGASIQEIDAAFAKEKGLKTLNGVYIAQVAEKSGAEEAGLKSGDVITAINSVPVAKSSQLLEQVARYRPGDKVTVSYLRDGKERSAKVTLKNRQNSTELVKRSEAKAVTFDGATFEPVSKQEMRKLGIDGGAQITGVRSSKFRDTGMKDGFIITRIDKYEVNEPADVEKYLKSLESGVVYIEGVYPDGLKAYYPIGKG